A genomic segment from Blastococcus sp. PRF04-17 encodes:
- a CDS encoding thiamine pyrophosphate-binding protein, giving the protein MNVAEAVGATLARCGVDTVFGVVGSGNFHSTNAMVAAGARYVAARHEGGAATMADAYARTSGAVSALSLHQGCGLTNALTGITEAAKSRTPLVVLTAEATSTRSNFAVDQAGLAAAVGALSMRVTVPEDAAGTAAAAVATARDERRVVVLNLPLDVQGQEAGNATPPPWAPRPVPPPDPAQVERLADALRRARRPVFVAGRGARAARGELEALADRCGALLATSAVAKGLFRGSPWDLDVSGGFATPLAAELISGADLIVGWGCQLNMWTMRHGRLIAGNAVVVQVDLEAEALGAQRPITFGVCGDVTAVAGAVTAAWGDEATGYRTPEMRRAIAQRGRWRDESLDAEAAGDLVDPRALTIALDDLLPAERLVAVDSGNFMGYPSMFLDVPDEQGFCFTQAFQSVGLGLATAIGAALARPDRLPVAALGDGGALMGASELETVVRLGLPMLVVVYDDAAYGAEVHHFGPGGHPLDAVRFPETDFAAIARGYGFGAVTARRVDDLDAVAAWLAGPRSTPLLVDAKITRDQPSWWLEEAFRGH; this is encoded by the coding sequence GTGAACGTCGCCGAGGCCGTCGGCGCCACCCTGGCGCGGTGCGGTGTCGACACGGTCTTCGGTGTGGTGGGGTCGGGCAACTTCCACTCGACCAACGCGATGGTGGCGGCCGGTGCCCGGTACGTCGCCGCGCGGCACGAGGGCGGCGCGGCGACGATGGCCGACGCCTACGCGCGGACGAGCGGAGCGGTGTCGGCGCTCAGCCTGCACCAGGGCTGCGGGCTGACCAATGCGCTGACCGGGATCACGGAGGCGGCCAAGAGCCGGACGCCCCTCGTGGTCCTGACGGCGGAGGCCACGTCCACGCGCTCGAACTTCGCGGTGGACCAGGCAGGCCTGGCCGCGGCGGTGGGCGCGCTGTCGATGCGCGTGACCGTCCCCGAGGACGCGGCCGGGACCGCCGCGGCTGCCGTCGCGACTGCCCGGGACGAGCGGCGCGTCGTCGTCCTCAACCTGCCGCTGGACGTGCAGGGTCAAGAGGCCGGGAACGCCACGCCACCGCCGTGGGCGCCTCGGCCGGTGCCGCCGCCGGATCCGGCGCAGGTCGAGCGGCTGGCCGACGCTCTCCGCCGGGCGCGTCGCCCGGTGTTCGTCGCGGGGCGGGGTGCCCGCGCGGCGCGGGGGGAGCTGGAGGCGCTGGCCGATCGGTGCGGGGCGCTGCTGGCGACCTCCGCCGTCGCCAAGGGCCTGTTCCGCGGGAGCCCGTGGGACCTCGACGTCTCCGGAGGGTTCGCCACGCCGCTGGCCGCGGAGCTGATCTCCGGCGCTGACCTGATCGTCGGCTGGGGCTGCCAGCTGAACATGTGGACGATGCGGCACGGACGGCTGATCGCCGGCAACGCCGTCGTCGTCCAGGTCGATCTCGAGGCCGAGGCCCTCGGCGCGCAGCGGCCGATCACGTTCGGGGTGTGCGGCGACGTGACGGCGGTGGCCGGTGCGGTGACGGCCGCGTGGGGGGACGAGGCGACCGGCTACCGGACCCCGGAGATGCGGCGGGCCATCGCCCAGCGGGGACGCTGGCGGGACGAGTCGTTGGACGCCGAAGCAGCGGGCGACCTCGTCGATCCCCGCGCGCTGACCATCGCCCTGGACGACCTCCTGCCGGCCGAGCGCCTGGTGGCCGTGGACTCCGGCAACTTCATGGGCTACCCGAGCATGTTCCTCGACGTCCCGGACGAGCAGGGGTTCTGCTTCACCCAGGCGTTCCAGTCGGTGGGGCTGGGGCTGGCCACGGCGATCGGCGCGGCGCTGGCCCGTCCCGACCGGTTGCCCGTCGCCGCGCTCGGTGACGGAGGTGCGCTCATGGGCGCCTCGGAGCTGGAGACGGTCGTCCGGTTGGGCCTGCCGATGCTGGTCGTCGTCTACGACGACGCGGCGTACGGCGCCGAGGTCCACCACTTCGGCCCCGGCGGCCACCCGCTGGACGCGGTGCGGTTCCCCGAGACCGACTTCGCCGCCATCGCGCGCGGCTACGGCTTCGGGGCCGTGACCGCCCGGCGGGTCGACGACCTGGACGCCGTGGCGGCGTGGCTGGCCGGGCCGCGGAGCACTCCGCTGCTGGTCGACGCCAAGATCACGCGCGACCAGCCGTCGTGGTGGCTCGAGGAGGCCTTCCGCGGTCACTGA
- a CDS encoding D-arabinono-1,4-lactone oxidase — translation MSGAGTNWAGNLRYGAARVHRPETLAELQELVAGADRVKVLGSRHCFNDIADTTGDLVVLDALRAEVDVERGEDGGLAWVPGGMRYSELVVGLAEHGYALANLASLPHITVVGATATGTHGSGGRNGTLSSSVAGLEIVRSDGELVTLTPDDSDFAGAVVHLGALGVVTRIGLRFQPTFDVRTTVYLGLTWDRLLADFDAVSDAAYSVSVFTDWHRITQVWVKSRTDEHAASPEDFFGARAATAPTHMLEGAPVESLTEQLGAPGAWHERLPHFRTGFTPSRGEELQSEYFVPRRHGRAAVGALRSLADRIAPLLQAGELRTVAADDLWLSPAQGTDVLALHFTWLPDEPAVRALLPEIEAALAPYGGRPHWGKLFTTSAGDLERLYPRLPEFRELVRRLDPRGAFRNDYLDRTVAAFG, via the coding sequence GTGAGCGGGGCCGGCACGAACTGGGCGGGCAACCTCCGCTACGGGGCGGCCCGCGTGCACCGGCCGGAGACCCTCGCGGAGCTGCAGGAACTCGTCGCCGGCGCCGACCGGGTCAAGGTGCTCGGCTCGCGGCACTGCTTCAACGACATCGCCGACACGACCGGTGACCTCGTGGTCCTCGACGCGCTGCGCGCCGAGGTGGACGTCGAACGCGGCGAGGACGGCGGCCTCGCCTGGGTGCCCGGCGGCATGCGGTACAGCGAGCTCGTCGTCGGGCTGGCCGAGCACGGCTACGCGCTGGCCAACCTCGCCTCTCTGCCGCACATCACCGTCGTGGGGGCCACCGCCACCGGGACGCACGGCTCCGGTGGTCGCAACGGCACGCTGAGCAGCTCGGTCGCCGGCCTGGAGATCGTCCGGTCCGACGGCGAGCTCGTCACCCTCACTCCCGACGACTCCGACTTCGCCGGCGCGGTGGTCCACCTCGGCGCGCTGGGTGTCGTCACCCGGATCGGCCTGCGGTTCCAGCCCACCTTCGACGTCCGGACCACCGTCTACCTGGGCCTGACGTGGGACCGGCTGCTGGCCGACTTCGACGCGGTGTCCGACGCCGCCTACAGCGTCAGCGTCTTCACCGACTGGCACCGGATCACCCAGGTCTGGGTCAAGTCGCGCACCGACGAGCACGCGGCGTCGCCGGAGGACTTCTTCGGCGCCCGGGCGGCGACGGCACCGACCCACATGCTCGAGGGCGCGCCGGTCGAGAGCCTCACCGAGCAGCTCGGCGCGCCCGGGGCGTGGCACGAGCGGCTCCCGCACTTCCGCACCGGCTTCACCCCGAGCCGGGGCGAGGAACTGCAGAGCGAGTACTTCGTCCCGCGCCGGCACGGGCGGGCGGCCGTCGGGGCGCTGCGCTCGCTCGCCGACCGGATCGCGCCGCTGCTGCAGGCCGGCGAGCTCCGCACGGTGGCCGCCGACGACCTGTGGCTGAGCCCGGCGCAGGGCACCGACGTCCTCGCGCTGCACTTCACCTGGCTGCCCGACGAGCCGGCGGTGCGTGCGCTGCTGCCGGAGATCGAGGCGGCCCTCGCCCCGTACGGCGGCCGGCCGCACTGGGGCAAGCTGTTCACCACGAGCGCCGGCGACCTCGAGCGGCTGTACCCGCGGCTGCCCGAGTTCCGCGAGCTCGTCCGGCGTCTGGACCCGCGCGGCGCCTTCCGCAACGACTACCTGGACCGGACGGTCGCCGCATTCGGCTGA
- a CDS encoding uroporphyrinogen decarboxylase family protein: MPAPLPPLPTMVVGSLPQPDWLIDRDRLGHQFPPRVRAKELWRVDPQFLQEAQDDATLAAIRAQEEAGLDVLTDGEIRRESYSNHFATALEGLDLDSPGTVRNRSGIDIPVPRVTGEIRRPAPVQVDDVRFLRAHTDRAVKITVPGPFTMAQQAQNDHYADDRALALAYADVVREEIADLFAAGADIVQIDEPWLQARPDVAREYGAEAVTRAIEGAPGPVHVHLCFGYAAMVAERPEGYSFLPELADTPAAAISVETAQSHLDPATLRPLRGKGIALGVLDLSTPEVETPQMIADRVRRALDDVDVDALMLSSDCGLKYLPRASAVGKMCALAEAAAILRAEL; the protein is encoded by the coding sequence ATGCCCGCCCCGTTGCCCCCGCTGCCCACGATGGTCGTCGGCAGCCTGCCGCAGCCCGACTGGCTGATCGACCGCGACCGGCTGGGTCACCAGTTCCCGCCCCGGGTCCGCGCCAAGGAGCTCTGGCGGGTCGATCCGCAGTTCCTCCAGGAGGCCCAGGACGACGCCACGCTGGCCGCCATCCGCGCGCAGGAGGAGGCGGGTCTCGACGTGCTGACCGACGGCGAGATCCGCCGGGAGTCCTACTCCAACCACTTCGCGACCGCGCTGGAGGGCCTGGACCTGGACTCGCCCGGCACCGTGCGCAACCGCTCGGGCATCGACATCCCCGTGCCGCGGGTCACCGGCGAGATCCGCCGTCCGGCACCCGTCCAGGTCGACGACGTCCGCTTCCTCCGGGCGCACACCGACCGCGCCGTCAAGATCACCGTGCCGGGGCCGTTCACGATGGCGCAGCAGGCGCAGAACGACCACTACGCCGACGACCGCGCGCTGGCCCTGGCGTACGCCGACGTGGTCCGCGAGGAGATCGCCGACCTGTTCGCGGCCGGCGCCGACATCGTCCAGATCGACGAGCCGTGGCTGCAGGCCCGTCCGGACGTCGCCCGCGAGTACGGCGCCGAGGCGGTCACCCGGGCCATCGAGGGCGCGCCCGGGCCGGTCCACGTGCATCTCTGCTTCGGCTACGCCGCCATGGTGGCCGAGCGCCCGGAGGGCTACTCCTTCCTGCCGGAGCTGGCCGACACCCCGGCCGCGGCGATCTCCGTCGAGACGGCCCAGTCGCACCTGGACCCGGCGACGCTGCGCCCGCTCCGCGGCAAGGGCATCGCCCTGGGCGTCCTCGACCTGTCCACGCCGGAGGTGGAGACGCCGCAGATGATCGCCGACCGGGTGCGCCGGGCCCTCGACGACGTCGACGTCGACGCCCTCATGCTCTCCAGCGACTGCGGGCTGAAGTACCTCCCGCGGGCGTCGGCCGTCGGCAAGATGTGTGCCCTCGCCGAGGCGGCCGCGATCCTGCGCGCGGAGTTGTAG
- a CDS encoding sulfite exporter TauE/SafE family protein gives MNDAFAALLPDGLTATVFALVLAAGLAAGFVDAVVGGGGLLQLPALLLVPGMSPVQALATNKLGSIFGTTTSAVTYYRRIRPDLGTALPMAGTALASGCIGASIASLLPPAVFKPVIVVALVGIAVFTVPRPALGEVTALRHSGRRHHGTAGAIGAVIGFYDGILGPGTGSFLVFAMVSLLGYDFLNASAKAKIVNAATNLGALLFFVPHGSVFWVLGILLGLANMVGGYLGARTATARGSRFIRIAFLVVVAALISRLGWDVWSENLQPMLA, from the coding sequence ATGAACGACGCGTTCGCCGCGCTGCTCCCCGACGGGCTCACGGCGACTGTCTTCGCGCTCGTCCTGGCCGCCGGGCTCGCGGCCGGCTTCGTGGACGCGGTGGTCGGTGGAGGCGGGCTCCTGCAGCTGCCCGCGCTGCTGCTCGTGCCGGGGATGAGTCCGGTCCAGGCGCTGGCGACGAACAAGCTGGGTTCCATCTTCGGCACCACCACCAGCGCAGTCACGTACTACCGGCGGATCCGGCCCGACCTCGGGACGGCGCTCCCCATGGCCGGCACCGCGCTGGCCAGCGGCTGCATCGGGGCATCGATCGCCTCGCTGCTCCCCCCCGCGGTGTTCAAGCCGGTCATCGTCGTCGCGCTCGTGGGCATCGCCGTCTTCACGGTGCCCCGCCCGGCCCTCGGCGAGGTGACCGCGCTGCGGCACAGCGGGCGCCGGCACCACGGCACGGCCGGCGCGATCGGCGCCGTCATCGGGTTCTACGACGGCATCCTGGGGCCCGGCACCGGGTCTTTCCTGGTGTTCGCGATGGTGTCGCTGCTGGGCTACGACTTCCTGAACGCCAGCGCCAAGGCCAAGATCGTCAACGCCGCCACCAACCTGGGCGCGCTGCTGTTCTTCGTGCCCCACGGCTCGGTGTTCTGGGTGCTCGGCATCCTGCTCGGGCTGGCCAACATGGTCGGTGGCTACCTCGGCGCCCGGACGGCGACGGCGCGGGGGAGCCGCTTCATCCGCATCGCCTTCCTGGTCGTGGTGGCCGCGCTGATCAGCCGTCTCGGCTGGGACGTCTGGAGCGAGAACCTCCAGCCGATGCTCGCCTGA
- a CDS encoding NAD(P)-dependent alcohol dehydrogenase: MRAAVYDRYGPPDVVRVEEVPVPAPGPGQVLVEVAATSLNLSDWECLVGAPFYARLGGLRSPAHRTLGSDIAGRVAAVGAGVTRFAAGDEVYGDNLALMGGLAEYAVAAESALARKPAGLTFAQASTIPQAGAIALQGTAGADVGRRVLINGAGGGSGSFAVQLAKRLGAHVTGVDNEHKLEFLRSLGADEVVDYRREDFTRREPYDLILDLVAHRSVFAYRRALTPGGRYRCVGGSVRALLRVLVVGAPAARLTGRRMGVLVVRQGPASFTRLAELCSSGAVDVHIDRTFALDEVAQALAHVGAGRALGKVVVEPGSPKPN, encoded by the coding sequence GTGAGAGCGGCGGTGTACGACCGGTACGGCCCACCCGACGTGGTGCGCGTCGAGGAGGTGCCCGTGCCGGCGCCGGGGCCGGGTCAGGTCCTGGTCGAGGTGGCCGCCACCTCGCTGAACCTCAGCGACTGGGAGTGCCTGGTCGGCGCACCCTTCTACGCCCGTCTGGGCGGGCTCCGCTCGCCCGCCCACCGCACGCTCGGCTCGGACATCGCCGGCCGGGTGGCGGCCGTCGGCGCGGGCGTGACCCGGTTCGCCGCGGGCGACGAGGTGTACGGCGACAACCTGGCGCTGATGGGCGGCCTCGCCGAGTACGCCGTCGCCGCGGAGTCCGCGCTGGCCCGCAAGCCGGCGGGGCTCACCTTCGCCCAGGCGTCCACCATCCCCCAGGCGGGCGCCATCGCGCTGCAGGGCACCGCCGGCGCCGACGTGGGCCGACGGGTGCTGATCAACGGGGCGGGCGGCGGCTCCGGCTCGTTCGCCGTCCAGCTGGCCAAGCGGCTCGGCGCCCACGTGACCGGCGTGGACAACGAGCACAAGCTCGAGTTCCTGCGTTCCCTCGGCGCGGACGAGGTCGTCGACTACCGCCGCGAGGACTTCACGCGCCGGGAGCCCTACGACCTGATCCTCGACCTGGTCGCCCACCGGTCGGTCTTCGCCTACCGCCGGGCCCTGACCCCCGGCGGCCGGTACCGGTGCGTGGGCGGCTCGGTCCGCGCGCTGCTGCGCGTGCTCGTGGTGGGTGCGCCGGCCGCGCGGCTCACCGGCCGCCGCATGGGCGTACTCGTCGTGCGGCAGGGGCCGGCATCGTTCACCCGGCTCGCCGAGCTCTGCTCGAGCGGCGCGGTCGACGTCCACATCGACCGGACGTTCGCCCTCGACGAGGTCGCGCAGGCGCTGGCGCACGTCGGTGCGGGCCGGGCGCTCGGCAAGGTCGTCGTCGAGCCCGGATCGCCGAAACCGAACTGA
- a CDS encoding alpha/beta fold hydrolase, with product MTTATTSMTTHTLEVPGAVLTYDVRTGGHGDALPLFLIGSPMGAAGFGTLAGHFADRTVVTYDPRGAERSRRTDGAATSTPEEHADDVSRIIAALGGGPVDLFASSGGAINALALVARRPDQVRTLVAHEPPAAALLPDREHALAACTDIGETYRRDGLGPAMAKFIAIVGHRGPITAEYLDQPAPDPATFGLPTEDDGSRDDVLVGQNIVSCTHYEPDFDALRAASTRLVIAAGVESGGELAHRGAQAVAERLGTSPVHFPGGHAGFLGGEYGQTGEPDAFAARLREVLASPAG from the coding sequence ATGACCACGGCGACGACCAGCATGACCACGCACACCCTCGAGGTGCCCGGCGCGGTCCTGACCTACGACGTGCGGACGGGCGGTCACGGGGACGCGCTCCCGCTGTTCCTGATCGGCTCACCCATGGGAGCGGCCGGCTTCGGCACGCTGGCCGGGCACTTCGCCGACCGCACGGTCGTCACCTACGACCCGCGCGGCGCCGAGCGCAGCCGGCGCACGGACGGCGCGGCGACGTCCACCCCCGAGGAGCACGCGGACGACGTCTCGCGGATCATCGCCGCCCTCGGCGGCGGACCGGTCGACCTCTTCGCGAGCAGCGGCGGGGCGATCAACGCGCTGGCACTGGTCGCCCGCCGTCCCGACCAGGTGCGCACCCTCGTCGCGCACGAGCCGCCGGCCGCCGCCCTGCTGCCGGACCGCGAGCACGCCCTGGCCGCGTGCACCGACATCGGCGAGACCTACCGCCGCGACGGGCTCGGCCCGGCGATGGCGAAGTTCATCGCCATCGTCGGCCACCGGGGGCCGATCACCGCCGAGTACCTCGATCAGCCGGCGCCGGACCCGGCGACGTTCGGCCTGCCCACCGAGGACGACGGCTCGCGGGACGACGTGCTCGTCGGCCAGAACATCGTCTCCTGCACCCACTACGAGCCGGACTTCGACGCGCTGCGAGCCGCCTCGACCCGGCTCGTGATCGCCGCGGGCGTCGAGTCCGGCGGCGAGCTGGCCCACCGCGGCGCCCAGGCCGTCGCCGAGCGGCTGGGGACGTCGCCGGTCCACTTCCCCGGCGGTCACGCCGGCTTCCTCGGCGGCGAGTACGGCCAGACGGGCGAGCCCGACGCCTTCGCCGCACGCCTGCGGGAGGTGCTCGCGTCCCCGGCCGGGTGA
- a CDS encoding family 43 glycosylhydrolase, translated as MQAIGRYDFAGLELEDLYRPIIPDPAPGYADQGDPYLLTVPASSGSEYGHYLYHTDVSPEGDRIPVYGSHDLRTFDHLGPALRTDAPLSEHWAPCVVFHEATRQYHMFYSRSRPNQPNADVGQRLRRAVADRPEGPFVDQGSSPCSSRPISPSMPTSTRGTTATPGRRPTFSPTSWSSGTRSGWASGSSRSASAPT; from the coding sequence ATGCAGGCCATCGGGCGCTACGACTTCGCAGGTCTCGAGCTCGAGGACCTCTATCGGCCGATCATCCCCGACCCGGCGCCCGGCTACGCCGACCAGGGGGATCCGTACCTGCTGACGGTGCCCGCGTCCTCCGGGAGCGAGTACGGGCACTACCTGTACCACACCGACGTCTCGCCCGAGGGTGACCGCATCCCGGTCTACGGCAGCCACGACCTGCGGACGTTCGACCACCTCGGGCCTGCGCTGCGCACCGATGCGCCCCTCAGCGAGCACTGGGCGCCGTGCGTGGTCTTCCACGAGGCGACGAGGCAGTACCACATGTTCTACTCGCGGAGCCGACCGAACCAGCCGAATGCCGACGTCGGGCAGCGGCTGCGCCGGGCGGTCGCCGACCGGCCGGAGGGCCCGTTCGTCGACCAGGGGAGTTCCCCCTGCAGCTCGAGACCGATTTCGCCATCGATGCCGACGTCTACGAGAGGTACGACCGCGACACCGGGGCGCCGGCCCACTTTCTCGCCTACGTCGTGGAGTTCTGGCACGAGGAGCGGGTGGGCGTCGGGATCGTCGAGGTCAGCCTCAGCCCCGACCTGA
- a CDS encoding CDP-glycerol glycerophosphotransferase family protein — MAVRFVYNSFYGRYSDSPRAIYERLVGGGRHSHVWLVGEGHEHGFPAEAATVPIGSAECIAVLESADVVVSNTYLELDWTKRPDTVYLQTWHGTPLKRIHYDAPAIGPDDRLQKLDVDIARWDHLLSPNRPSTERLRAAFRYRGSVVETGYPRNDLLLAEDRDLRRAAVRADLGLDDATTAVLYVPTWRDHEYYEPEARLGLDVDAFTSGMGEGWCLLPRVHYYMADRIAVAANPAVRDVSFHPDIRELYLAADVLVTDYSSAMFDFAVTGKPMIFYTYDFAHYRDTVRGFYFDFVPDAPGPVVHTLPALLEALSGLDAVQGEYADRYRRFQETFCHLEDGHATDRVLRLLPAR, encoded by the coding sequence GTGGCCGTGCGCTTCGTCTACAACTCGTTCTACGGCCGGTACTCCGACAGCCCGCGGGCGATCTACGAGCGGCTGGTCGGCGGGGGGCGCCACTCCCATGTCTGGCTGGTGGGGGAGGGGCACGAGCACGGCTTCCCGGCCGAGGCCGCGACGGTGCCGATCGGCAGCGCCGAGTGCATCGCCGTCCTCGAGTCCGCGGACGTCGTGGTCAGCAACACCTACCTGGAGCTGGACTGGACCAAGCGGCCGGACACCGTCTACCTGCAGACCTGGCACGGCACGCCGCTGAAGCGGATCCACTACGACGCGCCCGCGATCGGACCGGACGACCGGCTGCAGAAGCTGGACGTCGACATCGCGCGGTGGGACCACCTGCTCTCCCCGAACCGACCCAGCACCGAACGCCTCCGTGCCGCGTTCCGGTACCGGGGGTCGGTGGTCGAGACCGGCTACCCCCGCAACGACCTCCTGCTCGCCGAGGACCGCGACCTGCGCCGTGCGGCTGTCCGCGCCGACCTCGGGCTCGACGACGCCACCACGGCGGTGCTGTACGTGCCCACGTGGCGCGACCACGAGTACTACGAGCCCGAGGCCCGGCTCGGTCTGGACGTCGACGCGTTCACGTCGGGCATGGGGGAGGGCTGGTGCCTGCTCCCACGCGTGCACTACTACATGGCCGACCGGATCGCGGTGGCGGCGAACCCCGCCGTACGGGACGTGTCCTTCCACCCCGACATCCGGGAGCTGTACCTCGCGGCCGACGTACTGGTCACCGACTACTCGTCGGCGATGTTCGACTTCGCCGTCACCGGCAAGCCGATGATCTTCTACACCTACGACTTCGCCCACTACCGGGACACCGTCCGCGGCTTCTACTTCGACTTCGTCCCCGACGCGCCGGGGCCGGTCGTGCACACGTTGCCCGCCCTCCTGGAGGCGCTGTCCGGGCTCGACGCCGTGCAGGGGGAGTACGCGGACCGCTACCGCCGCTTCCAGGAGACCTTCTGCCACCTCGAGGACGGCCACGCCACCGACCGGGTCCTCCGGCTGCTGCCGGCTCGCTGA
- a CDS encoding DUF5996 family protein has product MPSSGGWPALPYEQWQATRDTLHAHTQVLGKLAVGLAPPEPQLQHAALTLTGRGWETRPLPARDRSGSLVAALDLHEHHVVLEHSDGRRHRIPLVPDRPVGEVTREVLAAVRAMAGPVPFDPRPQETPWSTPLDEDDDHATYDSAAVTTYFRAATRAALALAAVRAPFRGRATPVNAWWGSFDLAVNLFSGRPADPPSGDFIMRNAMDSQEIAIGWWPGDERYPRPAFYGYAHPAPPGYSDVALEPPAARWEPSLGEFVLDWEDVRRSDDPHQAALAFARSLIRHSCAACDWDPALAATLDGIPPPVR; this is encoded by the coding sequence GTGCCTTCGTCAGGCGGGTGGCCGGCCCTCCCCTACGAGCAGTGGCAGGCGACCCGCGACACCCTGCACGCGCACACGCAGGTCCTGGGCAAGCTCGCGGTCGGCCTCGCGCCACCGGAGCCGCAGCTGCAGCACGCCGCCCTGACCCTGACCGGGCGGGGCTGGGAGACCCGGCCGCTGCCGGCCCGCGACCGGTCGGGCTCCCTCGTCGCCGCCCTGGACCTGCACGAGCACCACGTCGTGCTCGAGCACAGCGACGGTCGGCGGCACCGGATCCCGCTCGTGCCGGACCGGCCGGTGGGCGAGGTGACGCGCGAGGTCCTGGCCGCGGTCCGCGCGATGGCCGGACCGGTGCCGTTCGACCCGCGTCCGCAGGAGACGCCCTGGTCGACGCCGCTGGACGAGGACGACGACCACGCCACCTACGACTCCGCCGCGGTCACCACGTACTTCCGGGCGGCGACCCGGGCCGCGCTGGCCCTCGCCGCCGTCCGTGCGCCCTTCCGCGGGCGGGCCACACCGGTCAACGCCTGGTGGGGATCGTTCGACCTCGCCGTCAACCTCTTCTCGGGACGGCCGGCCGACCCGCCGTCCGGGGACTTCATCATGCGCAACGCGATGGACTCCCAGGAGATCGCCATCGGGTGGTGGCCCGGCGACGAGCGCTATCCGCGTCCCGCGTTCTACGGGTACGCGCATCCGGCACCGCCCGGTTACTCGGACGTCGCGCTCGAGCCGCCCGCCGCGCGGTGGGAACCGTCGCTCGGCGAATTCGTCCTCGACTGGGAGGACGTGCGCCGGTCCGACGATCCGCACCAGGCGGCGCTGGCGTTCGCCCGCTCGCTGATCCGGCACTCCTGCGCCGCCTGCGACTGGGACCCGGCGCTCGCCGCCACCCTCGACGGCATCCCACCACCGGTTCGCTGA
- a CDS encoding patatin-like phospholipase family protein, translating into MTRFGHVVATRGAGGGTAFVLGGGGVLGAAEVGMLQALFEHGVRPDLVVGTSVGAINGALVAADPAPSGVDRLRAVWEELTSRRIFAGSALGRMGTLLRTRTHVHHPEPLRELLETHLPVRTFAELAVPFQCIAASVERAAEHWFTDGDLVDAVLASCAVPGLLPPVRIDGEHYLDGGLVHSIPVGRAIALGVGTVYVLHVGRIDSPLRPPARPWEVATVAFEIARRHRFAADMAALPPDVTVHVLPAGDTAPPGTANMRYRDFSGVPARIARARAATMEYLDRGSEQEA; encoded by the coding sequence ATGACACGATTCGGCCATGTCGTCGCCACGCGGGGAGCCGGAGGTGGCACGGCCTTCGTCCTCGGCGGTGGGGGAGTGCTGGGTGCGGCCGAGGTCGGGATGCTCCAGGCGCTGTTCGAGCACGGCGTCCGCCCGGACCTCGTCGTCGGCACGTCCGTGGGGGCGATCAACGGCGCGCTCGTCGCCGCCGATCCGGCGCCGAGCGGGGTGGACCGACTCCGGGCGGTGTGGGAGGAGCTGACCTCCCGGCGCATCTTCGCCGGATCGGCGCTCGGACGGATGGGCACGCTGTTGCGGACCCGCACCCACGTGCACCACCCGGAACCGCTGCGGGAGCTGCTGGAGACGCATCTGCCGGTACGGACGTTCGCCGAGCTGGCCGTCCCCTTCCAGTGCATCGCGGCCAGCGTCGAGCGGGCCGCCGAGCACTGGTTCACCGACGGTGACCTGGTCGACGCCGTCCTCGCCTCGTGCGCGGTTCCGGGCCTGCTCCCGCCGGTCCGGATCGACGGCGAGCACTACCTCGACGGGGGGCTGGTGCACAGCATCCCGGTGGGCCGAGCGATCGCCCTGGGGGTCGGCACGGTCTACGTGCTGCACGTCGGCCGGATCGACAGCCCGCTGCGGCCGCCGGCCCGGCCGTGGGAGGTCGCCACGGTCGCCTTCGAGATCGCCCGGCGCCACCGCTTCGCCGCGGACATGGCCGCGCTCCCGCCGGACGTCACGGTGCACGTCCTGCCCGCGGGCGACACGGCTCCACCCGGCACCGCCAACATGCGGTACCGCGACTTCTCCGGCGTCCCGGCCCGCATCGCCCGCGCCCGCGCCGCGACCATGGAGTACCTGGACCGCGGCAGCGAGCAGGAGGCCTGA